From Gimesia panareensis, the proteins below share one genomic window:
- a CDS encoding glycosyltransferase family 39 protein: protein MSDPDPNLTSPNSSNWYRWALAAIVILFLIWRVPLILREAGGQDEEWFAIPGWTIWQTGVPRVPYAPQRQTGSAFYQADEALFALPPLYYYVSAPLYAVLPPTYSTARLVSIAAGVGTLILIYLLALRVLKDPLAGLIAAGLFSLSRLLYFPAVISRPDMLCCLWGLIALLMMYRWHDGARRYRDLCLVGVLLGLGMLTHPFALVYCIQLGLWALLVNGTWKQRLLRGTVITGCALAVFALWLPLILAYPEPFRYQFFTNVLDRSGPGLISRILFPWPYFATQFQLLREHAGTIQLSLMTAGLAIGTGLAWRSQDRRQRILLLLVWSSIYLLIACQGHHPTKGYWCYPGALLFLCLGWGLSRLATQLWNRGVVWRLFVLAGAACFAVAMLPGSGIRTWRAHIANWSNVNYNAPRLISRIIQDLPADARYTVDRAYVFNFAAAGRQTLLGDNREFAFDARPFPYDYLIVSHDMRDRGLSKEFNGRLVKAYGDPADPFSCFVEVYVPEDSPVQDLKLSSDKSEP, encoded by the coding sequence TTGTCCGACCCCGATCCCAATCTGACCTCTCCGAACAGCAGCAACTGGTACCGCTGGGCACTCGCCGCCATTGTGATCCTGTTTCTGATCTGGCGGGTCCCACTCATACTCCGCGAGGCAGGGGGGCAGGACGAAGAATGGTTCGCCATTCCCGGCTGGACGATCTGGCAAACAGGCGTCCCCCGCGTCCCGTATGCCCCTCAACGACAGACTGGCAGCGCCTTCTACCAGGCTGATGAAGCGTTATTCGCACTTCCGCCCCTCTACTATTATGTCTCCGCTCCTCTCTATGCGGTACTCCCTCCCACTTACAGCACCGCCCGTCTCGTCTCGATCGCCGCCGGTGTCGGTACCCTGATTCTGATCTACCTGCTCGCACTCCGTGTCCTCAAAGATCCGCTGGCCGGGCTGATTGCTGCCGGACTTTTCAGCCTCTCCCGGCTCCTCTATTTCCCCGCGGTCATCTCCCGCCCCGACATGCTCTGCTGTCTCTGGGGACTCATTGCACTCCTGATGATGTACCGCTGGCATGACGGCGCACGACGTTATCGCGACCTATGCCTCGTCGGCGTCCTGCTGGGACTGGGCATGCTCACGCATCCCTTTGCACTCGTCTACTGCATTCAACTCGGCCTCTGGGCACTGCTGGTAAACGGAACCTGGAAACAACGACTGTTGAGAGGCACCGTAATCACTGGTTGCGCCCTGGCGGTCTTCGCCTTATGGCTGCCCCTGATCCTGGCTTATCCCGAACCGTTTCGCTACCAGTTTTTCACGAACGTCCTCGACCGCTCCGGACCGGGACTGATCTCCCGCATTCTGTTTCCCTGGCCTTACTTCGCAACGCAGTTCCAGCTGCTCCGCGAACATGCCGGCACGATTCAGCTCTCCCTGATGACCGCAGGACTGGCCATCGGCACCGGACTGGCCTGGCGCTCCCAAGACCGCCGGCAGCGTATTCTGCTACTGCTCGTCTGGTCTTCGATTTACCTGCTCATCGCCTGTCAGGGACATCACCCGACTAAAGGCTACTGGTGCTACCCCGGCGCGCTCCTCTTTCTCTGCCTGGGTTGGGGACTGAGCCGACTTGCCACACAGCTCTGGAACCGCGGCGTTGTCTGGCGCCTCTTCGTTCTCGCCGGCGCCGCCTGTTTTGCTGTGGCGATGCTGCCCGGTTCGGGAATTCGCACCTGGCGCGCCCACATTGCGAACTGGTCGAATGTGAATTACAATGCTCCTCGATTGATCAGTCGGATCATCCAGGATTTACCTGCAGACGCCCGGTACACGGTCGATCGCGCGTATGTCTTCAACTTTGCAGCCGCCGGTCGACAGACGCTGCTCGGAGACAACCGCGAATTCGCCTTTGATGCGCGGCCGTTTCCCTATGATTACCTCATCGTCAGCCATGACATGCGGGACAGGGGGTTGAGCAAAGAGTTCAACGGGCGGCTCGTGAAAGCCTATGGCGATCCAGCTGATCCCTTCAGCTGTTTCGTAGAGGTCTATGTGCCCGAGGATAGCCCGGTACAGGACCTGAAACTGTCCAGTGACAAATCGGAACCATAA
- a CDS encoding nucleotide sugar dehydrogenase, which translates to MNEQAAQAETTQVQHPLNVAIIGGAGHVGLPFGLALCDCGHTVTLVDLNQSQLDIIRAGQMPFSEINADQLLPRALETGRLHCSTDFADLSTQDVIIVTIGTPVDEYLDPSLRAFDQVMEEVFQHTRPGQLLIIRSTVFPGVTERLGRLIAERNLQIDVSYCPERIAQGRALLELTQLPQLVSGCTEQACQRAADFFSDFGQEIIELSTVEAELGKLFTNSYRYINFSISNQFYMLAQRYDADFDRIYHAITYRYPRMNGFARAGFAGGPCLLKDTMQLASFNHNLLTLGQTAMAVNEGLPGFIVERLKKDHDLTGLTVEILGMAFKGNCDDPRSSLSYKLRKVLTLECRRVLCTDPFINSPDFVSLETILDESDILILGACHDDYRGVQTTKPLIDVFGFTARQEP; encoded by the coding sequence TTGAACGAGCAAGCAGCACAAGCTGAGACCACACAGGTGCAACATCCTCTGAACGTCGCCATCATCGGCGGGGCTGGCCATGTGGGGCTTCCTTTTGGACTGGCCCTCTGCGACTGCGGACACACCGTCACCCTCGTGGACCTCAATCAGTCACAACTCGACATCATTCGCGCCGGCCAGATGCCATTTTCCGAAATCAATGCCGACCAGCTTCTGCCCCGGGCCCTGGAAACCGGTCGTCTGCATTGTTCTACCGATTTTGCCGACCTCTCCACACAGGACGTCATCATCGTCACCATCGGCACGCCAGTCGATGAATATCTCGATCCCAGCCTCAGAGCCTTCGACCAGGTCATGGAAGAGGTCTTCCAGCACACCCGGCCCGGGCAGTTACTCATCATTCGCAGCACCGTCTTTCCCGGGGTTACCGAACGACTGGGACGCCTCATCGCCGAACGCAACCTGCAGATCGATGTCTCCTATTGCCCTGAACGCATCGCCCAGGGACGGGCACTGCTCGAACTCACACAACTCCCCCAGCTGGTCAGCGGCTGTACCGAACAGGCCTGCCAGCGCGCGGCCGACTTCTTTTCTGATTTCGGACAGGAGATTATCGAACTCTCCACCGTCGAAGCGGAACTGGGCAAGCTGTTTACCAATTCCTACCGTTACATCAATTTCTCGATTTCCAACCAGTTCTATATGCTGGCCCAGCGCTACGACGCTGACTTCGATCGCATTTATCACGCGATCACGTATCGCTATCCCCGCATGAACGGCTTTGCCCGCGCCGGGTTTGCCGGCGGCCCCTGTCTACTCAAAGACACGATGCAGCTGGCTTCTTTCAATCACAACCTGCTGACACTCGGTCAGACCGCAATGGCGGTCAACGAAGGGCTGCCCGGATTCATCGTCGAACGCCTCAAGAAAGATCACGACCTGACCGGCCTGACCGTCGAAATTCTGGGAATGGCTTTCAAGGGGAATTGCGATGACCCGCGAAGTTCCTTATCTTACAAACTCAGAAAAGTACTCACACTGGAATGCCGCCGCGTACTCTGTACCGACCCGTTCATTAACAGTCCCGATTTCGTTTCACTCGAAACCATTCTGGATGAGTCAGATATTCTGATCCTGGGTGCCTGCCACGATGATTACCGCGGTGTGCAGACCACAAAACCATTGATTGACGTATTTGGATTCACAGCAAGGCAGGAGCCATGA